A part of Streptomyces sp. NBC_00557 genomic DNA contains:
- a CDS encoding AAA family ATPase, whose amino-acid sequence MDPTTDNAGNTGDAGTARASLEALRAEIAKAVVGQDPAVTGLVVALLCRGHVLLEGVPGVAKTLLVRALASALELDTKRVQFTPDLMPSDVTGSLVYDTRTAEFSFQEGPVFTNLLLADEINRTPPKTQSSLLEAMEERQVTVDGTPRPLPEPFLVAATQNPVEYEGTYPLPEAQLDRFLLKLTIPLPSRQDEIDVLTRHASGFNPRDLRAAGVRPVANAADLEAARAAVAKTTVSPEITAYVVDICRATRESPSLTLGVSPRGATALLATSRAWAWLTGRDYVIPDDVKALALPTLRHRVQLRPEAEMEGVTADSVINAVLSHVPVPR is encoded by the coding sequence ATGGACCCGACCACTGACAACGCCGGGAACACCGGGGACGCGGGCACCGCCCGGGCCTCCCTGGAAGCCCTGCGCGCCGAGATCGCCAAAGCCGTGGTCGGCCAGGACCCCGCCGTGACCGGCCTCGTCGTCGCCCTCCTGTGCCGCGGACACGTCCTCCTCGAAGGAGTCCCCGGCGTCGCCAAGACGCTGCTGGTCCGCGCCCTCGCATCCGCCCTCGAACTCGACACCAAACGCGTCCAGTTCACCCCCGACCTGATGCCGAGCGACGTCACCGGCTCACTCGTCTACGACACCCGCACCGCCGAGTTCTCCTTCCAGGAAGGCCCGGTCTTCACCAACCTCCTCCTCGCGGACGAAATCAACCGCACCCCGCCCAAGACACAGTCATCCCTGCTCGAAGCCATGGAGGAACGCCAGGTCACGGTCGACGGCACGCCACGCCCGCTCCCGGAACCGTTCCTGGTCGCGGCCACCCAGAACCCGGTCGAGTACGAGGGCACCTACCCCCTCCCCGAAGCCCAACTCGACCGGTTCCTGCTCAAACTGACGATCCCTCTGCCCTCGCGGCAGGACGAGATCGACGTCCTCACCCGCCACGCCTCGGGCTTCAACCCACGCGACCTGCGCGCCGCCGGCGTACGCCCCGTCGCGAACGCCGCCGATCTCGAGGCCGCCCGCGCCGCCGTCGCCAAGACGACCGTCTCCCCGGAGATCACCGCCTACGTCGTCGACATCTGCCGCGCCACCCGGGAGTCGCCCTCCCTCACCCTCGGCGTATCTCCCCGCGGCGCCACCGCCCTGCTGGCCACCTCGCGCGCCTGGGCCTGGCTCACGGGCCGCGACTACGTCATCCCCGACGACGTCAAGGCCCTCGCCCTGCCCACCCTGCGCCACCGGGTCCAGCTGCGCCCCGAGGCCGAGATGGAAGGCGTGACGGCGGACTCCGTCATCAACGCCGTCCTCTCCCACGTCCCGGTCCCCCGCTGA
- a CDS encoding DUF4129 domain-containing protein: MSSTGGVLTAAGPAGADGAAVRGLLRAADAILSAAGPSPGPPVTLPRDPAREAARRELSKRMYHENDPGLFQRALDAFWDWLDRLFGSAASATPGGTVGLVVVILFVVAVLAALWWRLGTPRRQPSSTAATLFDDRPRSAAEHRATAEAHAAQGHWNQAVQERMRAIVRSLEERTLLDVRPGRTADEAAAEAGRSLPAHTDRLRAAAREFDAVTYGGRRATEESYHRITELDRDLERARPAHSTAGTAHSTRQGAAQ, encoded by the coding sequence GTGAGTTCCACGGGGGGAGTGCTCACGGCGGCGGGCCCGGCCGGCGCCGACGGCGCGGCCGTACGCGGCCTGCTGCGCGCGGCGGACGCCATCCTGAGCGCGGCTGGCCCGTCTCCGGGGCCGCCGGTGACCCTCCCGCGCGATCCCGCGCGGGAGGCGGCACGCCGCGAGCTGTCCAAGCGGATGTACCACGAGAACGATCCGGGGCTGTTCCAGCGTGCGCTGGACGCTTTCTGGGACTGGCTCGACCGGCTGTTCGGATCGGCCGCCTCGGCGACTCCCGGCGGCACGGTCGGCCTGGTCGTCGTCATCCTGTTCGTCGTGGCCGTCCTGGCCGCCCTGTGGTGGCGCCTGGGCACTCCGCGCCGGCAGCCCTCCTCCACCGCCGCCACCCTGTTCGACGACCGTCCCCGCAGCGCCGCCGAACACCGCGCGACCGCCGAGGCACACGCGGCCCAGGGCCACTGGAACCAGGCCGTGCAGGAACGCATGCGCGCCATCGTCCGCTCTCTGGAGGAACGCACCCTGCTCGACGTCCGCCCGGGCCGCACCGCCGACGAAGCGGCCGCCGAAGCCGGCAGGAGCCTGCCCGCACACACCGACCGGCTGCGCGCCGCGGCCCGCGAGTTCGACGCCGTGACATACGGCGGACGCAGGGCCACCGAGGAGTCGTACCACCGCATCACCGAACTCGACCGCGACCTGGAACGCGCCAGGCCCGCCCACAGCACCGCCGGCACGGCCCACAGCACCCGCCAGGGGGCCGCCCAGTGA
- the mtnA gene encoding S-methyl-5-thioribose-1-phosphate isomerase, translating to MADQQARTDGDKRPTEIPAIRWEEPPEGPVLVLLDQTRLPAEEVELVCTDASALVEAIRSLAVRGAPLLGIAGAYGVALAAARGFDVAEAARLLEGARPTAVNLSVGVRRARAAHEAALARTGDPTEAATAALAAARALHQEDAEASRRMAAHGLALLEELLPGGGHRILTHCNSGSLVSGGEGTAFAVALAAHRQGQLRRLWVDETRPLLQGARLTAYEAARSGMAYTLLTDNAAGSLLAAGEVDAVLIGADRIAADGSVANKVGSYPLAVLARYHHVPFIVVAPVTTVDPDTPDGASIEVEQRPGFEVTEITAPQVAAAGAGGGIPVAPLGTQAYNPAFDVTPPELVTAIVTEEGVVSPVTAEALAELCARSRQVAAG from the coding sequence ATGGCTGATCAGCAGGCGCGAACCGACGGTGACAAACGGCCGACCGAGATACCTGCGATCCGATGGGAGGAACCGCCCGAAGGCCCCGTGCTGGTCCTTCTCGATCAGACACGGCTGCCGGCCGAGGAGGTCGAGCTGGTGTGCACGGACGCGTCCGCGCTGGTGGAGGCGATCCGTTCGCTGGCCGTGCGCGGGGCGCCGTTGCTGGGCATCGCGGGTGCGTACGGCGTCGCGCTCGCCGCCGCGCGCGGCTTCGACGTGGCCGAGGCGGCCCGCCTGCTCGAGGGGGCGCGGCCCACGGCGGTGAACCTGTCCGTCGGCGTGCGCCGGGCCCGGGCCGCGCACGAGGCGGCGCTGGCGCGGACCGGCGATCCGACCGAGGCGGCGACGGCGGCGCTGGCCGCGGCGCGGGCGCTGCACCAGGAGGACGCCGAGGCGAGCCGGCGGATGGCGGCGCACGGGCTGGCGCTGCTGGAGGAGTTGCTGCCGGGCGGCGGACACCGGATCCTCACCCACTGCAACAGCGGTTCGCTGGTGTCGGGCGGGGAGGGCACGGCCTTCGCGGTGGCCCTCGCGGCGCACCGTCAGGGGCAGCTGCGGCGTCTGTGGGTGGACGAGACGCGTCCGTTGCTGCAGGGCGCGCGCCTGACGGCGTACGAAGCGGCCCGCAGCGGTATGGCGTACACCCTGCTCACCGACAACGCGGCGGGCTCGCTGCTCGCGGCGGGGGAGGTGGACGCGGTGCTGATCGGGGCCGACCGGATCGCGGCCGACGGCTCGGTGGCGAACAAGGTGGGGAGTTATCCGCTCGCGGTGCTGGCGCGGTATCACCATGTGCCCTTCATCGTGGTGGCGCCGGTGACCACGGTCGATCCGGACACCCCGGACGGGGCGTCCATCGAGGTCGAGCAGCGGCCCGGCTTCGAGGTCACGGAGATCACGGCGCCGCAGGTGGCGGCGGCGGGAGCGGGAGGCGGGATTCCGGTGGCGCCCCTGGGGACGCAGGCGTACAACCCGGCGTTCGACGTGACGCCGCCCGAGCTGGTGACGGCCATCGTCACCGAGGAGGGAGTGGTCTCACCGGTGACGGCCGAGGCATTGGCGGAGCTGTGCGCGAGGTCCCGGCAGGTGGCGGCCGGCTGA
- the mtrB gene encoding MtrAB system histidine kinase MtrB, whose translation MSRDSAASAPGRSGTRPGRTVGRAAGTRLRTYFDGGLLEGGVQGSPVIRLFLRWVRRPLLPVMRLWRRNIQLRVVATTLVMSLGVVLLLGFVVIGQVRNGLLDAKVKASQSQATGGFAVAKQKADEAAGGAGTGAAAGSGTADGTATADGRQSQNVIQWMSDLVESLSSGGAGAFDVVTLPVGDDSGGGRSPRGSGNVNPTSSIPDDLRERVNSGTTAAQSYTRIVYSNGKASQPALVIGKQVSDPNGRPYELYYLFPLTQEEKSLSLVKGTLATAGLFVVVLLGAIAWLVVRQVVTPVRMAAGIAERLSAGRLQERMKVTGEDDIARLGEAFNKMAQNLQVKIQQLEDLSRMQRRFVSDVSHELRTPLTTVRMAADVIHEAREDFDPVTARSAELLADQLDRFESLLADLLEISRFDAGAAALEAEPIDLRDVVRRVVSGAEPLAERKGTRIRVVGDQQPVVAEADARRVERVLRNLVVNAVEHGEGKDVVVKLAAAGGAVAVAVRDYGVGLKPGEATRVFSRFWRADPARARTTGGTGLGLSIALEDARLHGGWLQAWGEPGGGSQFRLTLPRTADEPLRGSPIPLEPKDSRRNRGLDQAGLSGGGEEKRATVPVQKGGAQASALPPRDPIAPRPAPAADPAALPGNGNGARVVPRPTGGPRRTEDRPATAPAADPGPARTEADQAEDSTEPGEAFRGR comes from the coding sequence ATGTCCCGGGACAGTGCCGCTTCGGCTCCCGGCCGGTCCGGGACTCGGCCGGGGCGGACTGTCGGCCGGGCGGCGGGTACGCGTTTGAGGACCTACTTCGACGGCGGGCTGCTCGAGGGCGGGGTCCAGGGCAGCCCGGTCATCAGGCTGTTCCTGCGGTGGGTGCGCCGTCCGCTGCTGCCCGTGATGCGGCTGTGGCGGCGCAACATCCAGCTGCGGGTGGTCGCCACCACTCTGGTGATGTCCCTGGGCGTCGTGCTGCTGCTGGGCTTCGTGGTGATCGGGCAGGTGCGCAACGGCCTGCTGGACGCGAAGGTGAAGGCCTCGCAGAGCCAGGCCACGGGCGGCTTCGCGGTGGCCAAGCAGAAGGCCGACGAGGCGGCCGGCGGGGCCGGGACCGGGGCGGCCGCAGGAAGCGGCACCGCCGACGGCACGGCGACCGCGGACGGCCGGCAGTCGCAGAACGTCATCCAGTGGATGAGCGACCTGGTGGAGTCGCTGTCCAGCGGTGGCGCGGGCGCGTTCGACGTCGTCACGCTGCCCGTGGGCGACGACAGCGGCGGCGGCCGCAGCCCGCGCGGCTCCGGGAACGTCAACCCGACCTCCAGCATCCCCGACGACCTGCGCGAGCGGGTCAACAGCGGCACGACCGCCGCCCAGAGCTACACCAGGATCGTCTACTCCAACGGCAAGGCCTCGCAGCCGGCGCTGGTCATCGGCAAGCAGGTCAGCGACCCCAACGGGCGACCGTACGAGCTGTACTACCTCTTCCCGCTCACCCAGGAGGAGAAGTCCCTCAGCCTGGTCAAGGGCACGCTCGCCACGGCCGGCCTGTTCGTGGTCGTCCTGCTCGGCGCGATCGCCTGGCTGGTGGTGCGCCAGGTCGTCACGCCGGTGCGGATGGCGGCCGGGATCGCGGAGCGGCTGTCCGCGGGGCGGCTGCAGGAGCGGATGAAGGTCACCGGTGAGGACGACATCGCCCGGCTGGGTGAGGCCTTCAACAAGATGGCGCAGAACCTCCAGGTGAAGATCCAGCAGCTGGAGGACCTGTCGCGGATGCAGCGCCGGTTCGTGTCGGACGTGTCGCACGAGCTGCGCACTCCGCTGACGACCGTCCGGATGGCCGCCGACGTCATCCATGAGGCGCGCGAGGACTTCGACCCGGTGACCGCGCGGTCGGCCGAGCTGCTCGCCGACCAGCTGGACCGGTTCGAGTCGCTGCTCGCGGACCTGCTGGAGATCAGCCGGTTCGACGCGGGTGCGGCGGCGCTGGAGGCCGAGCCGATAGACCTCAGGGACGTCGTCCGGCGCGTGGTCAGCGGCGCCGAGCCGCTCGCCGAGCGCAAGGGCACGCGCATACGCGTGGTCGGCGACCAGCAGCCCGTCGTCGCCGAGGCCGACGCCCGGCGTGTGGAGCGCGTGCTGCGCAACCTCGTGGTCAACGCCGTCGAGCACGGCGAGGGCAAGGACGTCGTCGTCAAGCTCGCCGCGGCCGGCGGCGCGGTCGCGGTCGCGGTGCGCGACTACGGCGTCGGGCTCAAGCCGGGCGAGGCGACCCGTGTCTTCAGCCGCTTCTGGCGGGCGGACCCGGCACGCGCGCGTACCACCGGCGGTACGGGCCTCGGGCTGTCGATCGCCCTGGAGGACGCGCGGCTGCACGGCGGCTGGCTGCAGGCGTGGGGCGAGCCGGGCGGCGGTTCCCAGTTCCGGCTGACGCTGCCCAGGACCGCGGACGAGCCGCTGCGGGGCTCACCCATACCGCTGGAGCCCAAGGACTCGCGCCGTAACCGCGGCCTGGACCAGGCCGGGCTGTCCGGCGGGGGTGAGGAGAAGCGGGCGACCGTTCCGGTGCAGAAGGGCGGCGCCCAGGCGTCCGCGCTGCCGCCGCGGGACCCGATCGCACCGCGCCCGGCCCCGGCGGCCGACCCGGCCGCGCTGCCCGGCAACGGCAACGGCGCGCGCGTGGTGCCCCGGCCCACCGGTGGCCCACGGCGCACCGAGGACAGGCCCGCCACGGCTCCGGCCGCCGACCCGGGCCCGGCCCGGACCGAGGCGGACCAGGCGGAGGACTCGACCGAGCCAGGGGAGGCATTTCGTGGGCGCTGA
- the mtrA gene encoding two-component system response regulator MtrA, giving the protein MMSFMKGRVLVVDDDTALAEMLGIVLRGEGFEPSFVADGDKALAAFRETKPDLVLLDLMLPGRDGIEVCRLIRAESGVPIVMLTAKSDTVDVVVGLESGADDYIVKPFKPKELVARIRARLRRSEEPAPEQLTIGDLVIDVAGHSVKRDGQSIALTPLEFDLLVALARKPWQVFTREVLLEQVWGYRHAADTRLVNVHVQRLRSKVEKDPERPEIVVTVRGVGYKAGPS; this is encoded by the coding sequence ATGATGTCGTTTATGAAGGGACGAGTCCTTGTCGTCGACGACGACACCGCACTGGCCGAGATGCTCGGCATCGTGCTGCGTGGTGAAGGTTTTGAGCCGTCTTTCGTAGCCGACGGCGACAAGGCGCTGGCCGCGTTCCGCGAGACCAAGCCCGATCTGGTGCTGCTGGACCTGATGCTGCCCGGACGGGACGGCATCGAGGTGTGCCGGCTGATCCGGGCCGAGTCCGGGGTGCCGATCGTGATGCTCACGGCCAAGAGCGACACCGTCGACGTGGTCGTGGGCCTGGAGTCCGGCGCCGACGACTACATCGTCAAGCCGTTCAAGCCCAAGGAGCTGGTCGCCCGGATCCGTGCGCGGCTGCGCAGGTCCGAGGAGCCCGCGCCGGAACAGCTGACCATCGGTGACCTGGTCATCGACGTGGCCGGGCACTCGGTGAAGCGGGACGGGCAGTCGATCGCGCTGACCCCGCTGGAGTTCGACCTGCTGGTCGCGCTCGCCCGCAAGCCGTGGCAGGTGTTCACCCGCGAGGTGCTGCTCGAGCAGGTGTGGGGCTACCGGCACGCCGCGGACACGCGGCTCGTCAACGTGCACGTCCAGCGGCTGCGCTCCAAGGTCGAGAAGGACCCGGAGCGGCCGGAGATCGTGGTGACCGTCCGTGGTGTCGGTTACAAGGCAGGGCCGAGCTGA
- a CDS encoding DUF4350 domain-containing protein, which translates to MTAEATLPTTSTAPTVRQVWTRERGIALAAALILAAAVVMAVVRSTDRHGELDPRSADPYGSRAVAQLLADRGISTRVVTTLGAARAAAGPDTTLLVAVPDLLTARQQDRLRQATAHSGGRTVLVAPGSPSVERLAPGVTADPATSTNTTLDPGCALPEARRAGSADTGGTRYTTTHLDADACYPSARLATLLRIPQTSGGGDTVVLGAPDILFNDRLDKQGNASLALQLLGSRPHLVWYLPSLSDTSATGDGDRKTFLDLIPSGWLWGALQLFVAAALAAFWRARRFGPLVPEKLPVAIRASETTEGRARLYRQADARDRAAAALRSTTRTRLAPLVGVPVTQAHSPETLLPALSAHLTGGQQALHSLLFGPPPGDDAALIALTDQLDALEREVRRP; encoded by the coding sequence GTGACCGCAGAGGCCACGCTGCCGACGACGTCCACCGCACCCACCGTCCGCCAGGTGTGGACCCGCGAGCGAGGCATCGCGCTCGCCGCCGCGCTGATCCTGGCGGCGGCCGTCGTCATGGCGGTCGTCCGCTCCACCGACCGGCACGGCGAACTCGACCCGCGCTCCGCCGACCCCTACGGCAGCCGCGCCGTCGCCCAACTCCTCGCCGACCGGGGCATCTCCACACGCGTGGTCACCACCCTGGGCGCCGCACGCGCCGCCGCCGGACCGGACACCACTCTTCTCGTCGCCGTACCCGACCTGCTGACCGCCCGCCAACAGGACCGGCTGCGCCAGGCCACGGCCCACTCCGGCGGACGCACCGTGCTCGTCGCGCCCGGCAGCCCGTCCGTCGAGCGACTCGCCCCCGGAGTCACCGCGGACCCCGCCACCAGCACGAACACCACACTGGACCCCGGCTGCGCCCTGCCCGAGGCCCGGCGCGCGGGCAGCGCCGACACCGGCGGCACCCGCTACACCACCACCCACCTCGACGCCGACGCCTGCTACCCCAGCGCCCGCCTCGCCACCCTGCTGCGCATCCCCCAGACCTCCGGGGGCGGCGACACCGTCGTGCTCGGCGCGCCCGACATCCTCTTCAACGACCGCCTCGACAAGCAGGGCAACGCCTCGCTCGCCCTTCAACTCCTCGGCTCCCGCCCCCATCTGGTCTGGTACCTCCCCTCGCTCTCCGACACCTCGGCCACCGGCGACGGCGACCGCAAGACCTTCCTCGACCTCATCCCCTCGGGCTGGCTCTGGGGCGCCCTGCAGCTCTTCGTCGCAGCCGCCCTCGCCGCCTTCTGGCGGGCGCGCCGCTTCGGCCCCCTCGTCCCCGAGAAACTCCCCGTCGCGATCCGCGCCTCCGAGACCACCGAAGGCCGCGCCCGCCTCTACCGCCAGGCAGACGCCCGCGACCGCGCCGCCGCCGCTCTCCGCTCCACCACCCGCACTCGCCTCGCCCCCCTCGTCGGCGTCCCCGTCACCCAGGCGCATTCGCCCGAGACCCTGCTCCCCGCCCTGTCCGCCCACCTCACCGGCGGCCAACAGGCCCTGCACTCCCTCCTCTTCGGACCGCCGCCCGGCGACGACGCGGCCCTCATCGCACTCACCGACCAACTCGACGCCCTCGAAAGAGAGGTACGCCGTCCATGA
- a CDS encoding glycerophosphoryl diester phosphodiesterase membrane domain-containing protein gives MTDTPGWASPGTAPSNEGREPGTSGPAEPADRPGDTAPAPQQDPHAQGPGVKWSKEQPPPGQWSAPTGAPSPQQAPPPPPPGPGWTGQPHGQAGHGGYAGPQGGYGGPPPGYGAPGGYGAWGGGWGGPPPAAKPGVIPLRPLAVGEILDGAVSTMRTHWRTVLGISLAVALLLDTSTVLLQGLVLNDTAVQSTLKDPGASPDEVFRALREMMIGTGIVSVIRAVAVIIATALLTTITSRAVLGRAVGAREAWRESRPQIPRLFGLLILLALIFTGIAVGGALPGIVLLVAGSTAGGAALLVLGLLAAAVVVVWLGIRFYLAAPALMLERQGVVKSMRRSAKLVRGSWWRTFGIVLLTLLLTGMVSAVITIPFTAFGAAVSGDGMNSLLTAGGGHTSWATLIIQGIGALIGTTLTLPISAGVTVLLYIDQRIRREALDLELARAAGVHGTAGPGAVQGS, from the coding sequence ATGACAGACACTCCGGGCTGGGCCTCGCCCGGAACCGCCCCGTCGAACGAGGGGCGGGAACCCGGCACGTCCGGTCCCGCCGAGCCTGCCGACCGCCCCGGCGACACCGCCCCCGCACCGCAGCAGGACCCGCACGCGCAGGGCCCGGGTGTGAAGTGGTCCAAGGAGCAGCCGCCGCCCGGCCAGTGGTCCGCGCCCACCGGTGCCCCCAGCCCTCAGCAGGCCCCGCCTCCTCCGCCGCCCGGCCCGGGCTGGACCGGACAGCCGCACGGCCAGGCAGGCCACGGCGGCTACGCGGGCCCGCAGGGCGGCTACGGCGGCCCGCCCCCCGGCTACGGTGCCCCCGGCGGCTACGGAGCCTGGGGCGGCGGCTGGGGCGGCCCCCCGCCCGCGGCCAAGCCCGGCGTCATCCCGCTGCGCCCGCTCGCCGTCGGTGAGATCCTCGACGGCGCCGTCTCCACCATGCGCACCCACTGGCGCACGGTGCTCGGCATCTCGCTGGCGGTCGCCCTCCTCCTCGACACCAGCACCGTCCTGCTGCAGGGCCTCGTCCTGAACGACACCGCCGTCCAGTCGACCCTCAAGGACCCCGGCGCCAGCCCGGACGAGGTATTCCGCGCCCTGCGCGAGATGATGATCGGCACCGGGATCGTCTCGGTGATCCGCGCGGTCGCCGTCATCATCGCCACCGCCCTGCTCACGACCATCACCAGCCGAGCCGTCCTCGGCAGAGCGGTCGGCGCCCGCGAGGCCTGGCGCGAGTCCCGGCCGCAGATTCCGAGACTCTTCGGCCTGCTCATCCTGCTGGCCCTGATCTTCACCGGCATCGCCGTCGGCGGCGCGCTGCCCGGCATCGTCCTGCTGGTCGCGGGCAGCACCGCCGGCGGAGCCGCCCTGCTCGTCCTGGGCCTCCTCGCGGCCGCCGTCGTCGTGGTCTGGCTGGGCATCCGCTTCTACCTGGCCGCGCCCGCCCTGATGCTGGAGCGGCAGGGCGTGGTGAAGTCCATGAGGCGGTCCGCGAAGCTCGTCCGCGGCTCCTGGTGGCGCACCTTCGGCATCGTGCTGCTCACCCTGCTCCTCACCGGCATGGTCTCGGCGGTCATCACCATCCCGTTCACCGCCTTCGGGGCCGCCGTCAGCGGCGACGGCATGAACAGCCTGCTCACCGCCGGTGGCGGCCACACCAGCTGGGCCACCCTGATCATCCAGGGCATCGGCGCCCTGATCGGCACCACGCTCACCCTCCCGATCAGCGCGGGCGTCACCGTGCTCCTCTACATCGACCAGCGCATCCGGCGCGAGGCCCTCGACCTCGAACTGGCCCGCGCCGCCGGCGTCCACGGCACCGCCGGACCCGGTGCCGTCCAGGGGAGCTGA
- a CDS encoding DUF58 domain-containing protein: MALTGRAALLAALGSLPVGILDPGWTGLLAVNGSLALACACDYALAAPVRRLVLSRSGDTSTRLGDTADVTLTITNPSRRLLRARLRDAWPPSSWQPGTEIAASRHRLTVPPGERRRVTTRLRPTRRGDRQADRVTIRSYGPLGLFSRQGSHRVPWSVRVLPPFTSRKHLPSKLARLRELDGRTSVLTRGEGTEFDSLREYVPGDDTRSIDWRATARHSSVAVRTWRPERDRHILLVLDTGRTSAGRVGDAPRLDASMDAALLLAALASRAGDRVALLAYDRRVRALVQGRSAGDVLPGLVNAMATLEPELVETDARGLSAAALRTAPRRSLIVLLTTLDAAPVEQGLLPVLPQLTQRHTLLVASVADPHIARMAEARGNAEAVYEAAAAAQAQEERRHTAEQLRRHGVTVVDATPEDLAPALADAYLALKAAGRL, from the coding sequence ATGGCACTCACCGGACGCGCCGCTCTCCTCGCGGCCCTCGGCTCCCTGCCCGTCGGCATCCTGGACCCCGGCTGGACGGGCCTCCTCGCGGTCAACGGCTCCCTGGCCCTCGCCTGCGCCTGCGACTACGCGCTCGCCGCCCCCGTACGCCGGCTCGTCCTGTCCCGGTCCGGCGACACATCCACCCGTCTCGGCGACACCGCCGACGTCACACTCACCATCACCAACCCCTCCCGTCGTCTTCTGCGGGCCCGGCTGAGGGACGCCTGGCCGCCCAGCAGCTGGCAGCCCGGCACCGAGATCGCGGCTTCCCGTCACCGGCTGACCGTCCCCCCGGGCGAACGCCGGCGTGTGACGACGAGGCTGCGGCCCACCCGCCGCGGCGACCGCCAGGCCGACCGGGTGACGATCCGCTCCTACGGTCCCCTCGGCCTGTTCTCCCGCCAGGGCTCCCACAGAGTGCCGTGGTCGGTACGGGTACTGCCCCCGTTCACCAGCCGAAAGCATCTACCGTCGAAACTCGCCCGACTGCGCGAACTCGACGGCCGCACCAGCGTGCTGACACGCGGGGAGGGGACGGAGTTCGACAGCCTCCGGGAGTACGTCCCCGGCGACGACACCCGCTCGATCGACTGGCGAGCCACGGCCCGTCACTCCAGCGTGGCCGTCCGCACGTGGCGCCCGGAACGGGACCGGCACATCCTGCTCGTCCTCGACACCGGCCGCACCTCGGCCGGCCGGGTGGGCGACGCCCCACGCCTGGACGCATCCATGGACGCGGCACTCCTCCTCGCGGCCCTGGCGTCCCGCGCCGGCGACCGCGTGGCGCTCCTGGCGTACGACCGCCGAGTCCGCGCCCTGGTGCAGGGCCGCTCCGCAGGAGACGTACTGCCGGGCCTGGTGAACGCGATGGCCACGCTGGAACCGGAACTCGTCGAGACGGACGCCCGCGGCCTCAGCGCGGCGGCTCTGCGTACGGCTCCTCGCCGCTCCCTGATCGTCCTGCTCACAACGCTCGACGCCGCGCCGGTGGAGCAGGGCCTGCTCCCGGTGCTGCCCCAGCTCACTCAGCGACACACCCTTCTGGTCGCCTCGGTGGCCGATCCGCACATCGCACGCATGGCTGAGGCGCGGGGCAACGCTGAGGCGGTGTACGAGGCCGCAGCGGCGGCTCAGGCGCAGGAGGAGCGCCGACACACCGCCGAGCAGCTACGACGGCATGGGGTGACGGTCGTGGACGCGACACCGGAGGATTTGGCGCCGGCACTGGCGGATGCGTATCTCGCACTGAAAGCGGCGGGCCGGCTCTGA